The following are from one region of the Candidatus Dadabacteria bacterium genome:
- a CDS encoding GTPase Era, which produces MSQTASKESFRSGFISVIGRPNVGKSTLVNSIVGEKVSAVSDKPSTTRNRILGVKTFEDSQLVFLDTPGVYREKSRLGKSMARAVSGALSEADLVAFVTDVEKPFGTADQSILRMLKKPSLFVVNKIDKVKKSKLLSILSAAEKFSDKFLEVIPISALNNDGVEHLTELLKKYLPEGPKYFPDDIFTDQPEVFYISELIREKVFNLTRKEIPYKVAVVVSGFSEDAEKNLIRINAEIYVERKSHKGILIGKGGGMLKQIGSEARVEIERILGVKLFLELWVKVKENWTQRDFLIKEFGYGN; this is translated from the coding sequence ATGTCCCAGACAGCTTCGAAAGAGAGTTTCAGATCCGGATTTATTTCCGTGATAGGACGGCCCAACGTCGGCAAATCCACACTTGTGAATTCCATCGTGGGAGAGAAGGTCTCCGCCGTTTCCGATAAGCCAAGCACAACGAGAAACAGAATCCTGGGTGTAAAGACTTTCGAAGATTCTCAATTGGTTTTCCTCGATACTCCGGGCGTGTACAGGGAAAAAAGCAGGCTTGGAAAGTCAATGGCCCGAGCGGTAAGCGGCGCATTGTCGGAAGCAGATCTTGTGGCGTTTGTTACGGATGTGGAGAAACCTTTCGGAACAGCGGATCAATCCATACTGAGAATGCTTAAAAAGCCCTCCTTATTCGTCGTGAACAAAATCGATAAGGTAAAGAAATCAAAACTCCTGTCGATACTTTCAGCCGCTGAAAAATTCTCTGACAAATTCCTCGAAGTAATTCCCATCTCAGCACTTAACAACGACGGGGTGGAGCATCTCACGGAACTTCTGAAGAAATACCTGCCCGAGGGACCGAAATATTTCCCCGATGATATCTTCACGGATCAGCCCGAGGTTTTTTATATAAGCGAACTCATAAGGGAGAAGGTTTTCAATCTCACGCGAAAGGAGATTCCCTATAAGGTTGCCGTTGTGGTCTCGGGGTTCAGCGAGGATGCGGAGAAGAACCTCATTAGGATAAACGCGGAAATCTACGTTGAGAGGAAAAGCCACAAGGGAATTCTTATAGGCAAGGGCGGGGGGATGCTCAAGCAGATTGGTTCTGAGGCCAGGGTCGAGATTGAAAGAATACTGGGAGTGAAGCTGTTTCTTGAGCTTTGGGTTAAGGTAAAGGAGAACTGGACCCAGAGGGATTTCCTGATAAAGGAATTTGGCTACGGAAACTGA
- a CDS encoding deoxyribodipyrimidine photo-lyase has protein sequence MKINQDTETSRPIIHWFRNDLRLSDNPALVEAVKSTRPVVPVYILEDADSDPWAPGSASRWWLHHSLAALSESLETRGNRLILRRGQPKDVLQDLVTETGATAVHVTRLTEPRAIKVESKVKTALNSLGVRLRVFDGNLLFPPGSIMTRKGEPFKVFTPFYKTCLQRFSLQKSLPAPKRLICTKEPVKSDSLDQWDLLPTGPDWASGWLDIWTPGESGALDSLDSFLQDSATEYQTQRDRPDITGTSKLSPHLHFGELSPRTCRHRSLMNVKSASRDDLEPFFRQLIWREFSHHLLYHWPTFPEKPFRPEFERFPWVRDEEALRLWQRGLTGYPIVDAGMRELWTTGWMHNRVRMIAASFLVKHMLIPWQDGAKWFWDTLVDADLASNSVNWQWVAGCGVDAAPFFRIFNPILQGQKFDPDGTYVRSWVPELENLPNKYIHQPWTASEHILADSGISLGSTYPCPVVDHMDARNRALAMFKQIRS, from the coding sequence ATGAAAATCAATCAAGACACAGAAACTTCACGTCCAATTATCCATTGGTTCAGAAACGACCTCAGACTCTCGGACAATCCGGCACTTGTGGAGGCGGTAAAATCCACTCGGCCCGTAGTTCCGGTCTATATACTTGAGGACGCAGATTCAGACCCCTGGGCACCCGGTAGTGCAAGCAGATGGTGGTTACACCACAGCCTCGCGGCACTAAGTGAATCATTGGAAACCCGCGGGAACAGACTGATTCTGCGTCGCGGACAACCCAAGGATGTGTTGCAAGATCTGGTAACCGAGACTGGCGCCACAGCAGTCCACGTCACCCGGCTTACGGAACCGCGTGCAATCAAGGTTGAATCCAAAGTGAAGACCGCTCTGAACAGTCTTGGAGTTAGGCTAAGGGTATTTGACGGCAACCTGCTTTTTCCGCCGGGGTCCATAATGACAAGGAAAGGGGAACCCTTCAAGGTTTTCACGCCCTTCTATAAAACCTGTCTGCAGAGATTTTCGCTCCAGAAATCCTTGCCCGCTCCCAAACGGCTTATTTGTACGAAAGAACCCGTCAAGAGTGATTCGCTCGACCAGTGGGATCTGCTGCCTACAGGGCCTGATTGGGCTAGCGGCTGGCTTGATATATGGACGCCAGGTGAATCAGGAGCTCTTGATTCTCTTGACTCGTTTTTGCAAGATTCAGCGACGGAATACCAGACTCAACGCGACCGGCCTGACATTACGGGAACTTCCAAGCTTTCTCCACATCTTCATTTCGGAGAACTATCGCCAAGGACATGCCGGCACCGCTCGCTCATGAATGTAAAATCCGCCTCGAGAGACGATTTGGAACCCTTTTTTCGCCAGCTTATATGGAGGGAATTTTCCCATCACCTGCTTTATCACTGGCCGACATTCCCTGAAAAACCGTTCCGACCCGAATTTGAACGCTTCCCATGGGTAAGAGACGAAGAAGCGTTACGCCTGTGGCAACGCGGGCTTACGGGTTATCCGATAGTTGATGCGGGGATGAGAGAACTTTGGACGACGGGCTGGATGCACAACCGGGTACGCATGATAGCTGCTTCTTTTCTTGTGAAACATATGCTTATCCCGTGGCAGGACGGCGCCAAATGGTTTTGGGATACTTTGGTAGACGCAGATCTTGCCAGCAACTCAGTGAACTGGCAGTGGGTAGCGGGCTGCGGAGTCGATGCTGCCCCGTTCTTTCGAATTTTTAATCCGATTCTTCAGGGTCAGAAATTCGATCCCGATGGCACTTATGTGCGCAGTTGGGTTCCCGAGCTTGAGAATTTGCCAAACAAGTATATTCACCAGCCATGGACAGCGTCTGAACATATACTTGCGGACTCGGGAATTTCTCTAGGAAGCACCTACCCCTGCCCCGTTGTAGATCATATGGACGCGAGAAATCGCGCTTTAGCCATGTTCAAACAGATAAGAAGCTAA
- a CDS encoding conjugal transfer protein TraT has product MRKDLICRRNLFFAIAVSLIFLVNGCAATRTLIEKRKLTVETKMSETIFLEPVSPEERVVYVDIKNTTDKELPGIEYGIKGRIASNGYRVTEDPAEATFILQANILKVGRSDLEETNAMFGEGYQGVVEGAVIGAVIGGAIGGDVDEVNKGTVAGAIAGGVAGFLFDALVTDDLFTMVTDIQIREKAREGELIYQTDDTDAQQGTATKTRQTSHVDDVRWKIYRTRVVSVANKANLDFEEAKPHLQAGLERSIGGIF; this is encoded by the coding sequence ATGAGAAAAGATCTTATCTGTAGAAGGAATTTGTTTTTTGCTATAGCTGTCAGCCTTATCTTTCTTGTAAACGGCTGCGCGGCGACCAGAACCCTTATAGAGAAGAGGAAACTTACCGTTGAGACTAAGATGTCCGAGACGATTTTTCTTGAACCGGTGTCGCCGGAAGAGAGAGTCGTATACGTTGACATAAAAAATACGACCGATAAGGAACTACCCGGAATTGAATACGGGATCAAAGGGAGAATAGCCTCTAACGGTTACAGGGTCACGGAAGACCCGGCCGAGGCGACTTTCATTCTTCAGGCCAACATACTAAAGGTCGGCAGATCCGATCTTGAAGAGACAAACGCTATGTTCGGAGAGGGCTATCAGGGCGTGGTCGAGGGAGCGGTTATCGGAGCAGTGATAGGTGGCGCTATAGGAGGAGATGTTGACGAGGTCAACAAAGGTACCGTTGCGGGTGCTATTGCGGGCGGAGTTGCGGGCTTTTTATTTGATGCGCTTGTAACAGATGACCTTTTCACGATGGTCACCGATATTCAAATCAGGGAGAAAGCCCGTGAGGGAGAACTTATTTACCAGACAGATGATACTGATGCCCAACAAGGCACTGCGACAAAAACCAGACAGACTTCGCATGTTGACGACGTGAGATGGAAAATCTACAGGACTAGGGTCGTGAGCGTTGCCAACAAGGCGAATCTAGATTTTGAGGAGGCAAAACCGCATCTTCAGGCGGGTCTTGAGAGGTCGATAGGCGGGATTTTCTGA